Proteins encoded within one genomic window of Christensenellaceae bacterium:
- a CDS encoding phage major capsid protein, with protein sequence MVTITSAQNALKTVYLDVVSNQLNVGANPLLAKIKHTSSDILGKEIRKMTTVGLNGGIGAGSEDGALPASAGNNYVQFVTTLKNLYGTIEISDKALRASANDASAFVNLLNDEMEGLIKASTFNISRMLYGDGTGKLAALTAYNNTTKALTLDSIKNVMEGMVVDIYNNDTLVQGGLRIASVLRGTKQIVLSPTPTTAPVAGYHLYVQKSKGQELTGLGTLFREIGSIYGIDKVTAYWMTPYVANSVGEISDNKIQTAIDYLEEISGGQVDFITCSSTVKRAYQQYLSFYKRNFDIVELAGGVKALSFAGIPVVSDRFAPDDSMYLLDTKEFAMHQLGDWNWLEDDSGKIIRQVPGFATYSATLVKYADLICNRPNAQAKLAGISASVTNPFA encoded by the coding sequence ATGGTAACGATAACTAGTGCACAAAATGCATTAAAAACAGTTTATTTGGATGTTGTGTCAAATCAGCTGAATGTTGGGGCAAACCCTCTTCTTGCAAAGATTAAACATACTTCCAGTGACATTTTGGGCAAAGAAATCAGAAAAATGACCACAGTCGGCCTTAACGGCGGAATTGGCGCCGGAAGTGAAGATGGGGCACTGCCTGCCTCTGCCGGCAATAACTATGTTCAATTTGTAACAACATTAAAGAATCTTTACGGCACCATTGAAATCAGCGACAAGGCGCTCAGGGCTTCGGCAAATGATGCCAGTGCTTTTGTAAACCTGCTTAATGATGAAATGGAAGGCCTGATTAAGGCAAGCACTTTCAACATTTCGCGTATGCTTTATGGTGACGGAACGGGCAAGCTTGCTGCGCTGACCGCATATAACAACACTACTAAAGCTTTGACTTTAGATAGTATTAAGAATGTTATGGAGGGTATGGTAGTTGACATTTATAACAATGACACTTTGGTTCAGGGCGGACTTAGAATTGCTAGCGTTCTGAGAGGCACTAAGCAGATTGTTTTGTCTCCGACTCCGACTACGGCTCCGGTTGCAGGCTACCATTTGTACGTTCAGAAGTCAAAAGGACAGGAATTAACCGGTCTTGGCACTTTGTTTAGAGAAATCGGGTCTATTTATGGCATAGACAAAGTTACGGCATATTGGATGACCCCATATGTTGCAAACTCTGTGGGTGAAATAAGTGACAATAAGATTCAGACTGCGATTGACTATCTTGAAGAAATCAGTGGCGGCCAGGTTGACTTTATAACCTGTTCATCAACAGTAAAAAGAGCATACCAGCAGTATTTATCTTTCTATAAGAGAAATTTTGATATTGTAGAGCTTGCAGGCGGTGTTAAAGCGCTTTCATTTGCGGGTATCCCTGTTGTGTCTGACCGTTTTGCACCGGATGACAGCATGTATTTGCTTGACACAAAAGAATTTGCTATGCACCAGCTGGGCGATTGGAATTGGCTTGAAGATGACAGCGGAAAGATTATCCGACAGGTTCCGGGTTTTGCCACATACAGTGCAACTTTGGTGAAGTATGCAGACCTTATCTGCAACAGACCTAATGCACAGGCAAAGCTTGCCGGAATTTCGGCTAGTGTCACCAACCCGTTTGCATAA